In the Anastrepha obliqua isolate idAnaObli1 chromosome 1, idAnaObli1_1.0, whole genome shotgun sequence genome, one interval contains:
- the LOC129242592 gene encoding uncharacterized protein LOC129242592 isoform X1: MRNNCHFTMLLLRKAVFLLALLCVNVSFTHSANQQQDDSNPLLDMASMFIQEALNSQTGNGGGGAGGAGAGGGAGLAGVASLIGSFMQANGGGGSAGQGKATASGAMQILSGIGSLLANAGQNGARSGGSAGGFDPAIIGNVLEMFTNSDSDADDAGANSRSHGGNDAGIGLDSILQIASVFMNANNGGGSQQQHQHHQQRRSADNRANMRQNEVDVDSEDNGGFMSLLPLVMQAVSSFAGPEGQQTQEKHKGHAWVLPPFLEHLHVVWDHFSNSELADALYEKSGVNKILKGFKGRDGKLDYDKLFDSLNNQSFRRRWIKSATLYLADWASYLANPEVYLKYFQTAQLMFNGFLKSQGYPKTTYFDPSRASETISNLFDHVAKHHLNVKIDSRQYVKPAVGYAKELLKLGQARGLLQFNATELSDKLTDTLNLEVIEPVLKVHRAYRFILKSPQCDRYVLCELNSPERNAAGNAHGLISGVSPKIVKIGSMGASIFISTETGTPFWTLFGVINAPENCEVKYPVDCSGFHEGEAKVTTEYVHNEL; this comes from the exons ATGCGGAATAA CTGCCACTTCACCATGTTGCTGCTACGGAAAGCGGTTTTTCTGCTCGCACTGCTTTGTGTGAACGTATCCTTCACCCACTCGGCGAACCAACAGCAAGATGACTCGAATCCACTGCTCGATATGGCCTCCATGTTCATACAAGAAGCGTTGAACAGTCAAACGGGTAATGGTGGTGGGGGTGCGGGCGGTGCAGGTGCAGGCGGCGGCGCTGGTCTCGCAGGCGTCGCTTCGCTGATAGGCAGCTTCATGCAGGCCAATGGTGGCGGCGGCTCTGCCGGTCAAGGTAAGGCGACCGCGTCCGGTGCCATGCAAATCCTGTCCGGCATCGGCAGCTTGCTCGCGAATGCGGGCCAAAATGGTGCACGTTCTGGTGGCAGCGCCGGTGGTTTTGATCCCGCCATCATCGGCAACGTTCTCGAAATGTTCACAAACAGCGATTCAGATGCCGATGATGCGGGCGCTAATTCACGCAGTCATGGCGGTAATGATGCAGGCATTGGCTTGGATTCTATACTTCAAATTGCCTCGGTGTTCATGAATGCCAACAATGGTGGCGGCAGccagcagcaacatcagcatCATCAGCAGCGTCGCTCTGCGGACAATCGTGCAAATATGCGTCAGAACGAAGTCGATGTAGATTCGGAGGACAATGGTGGCTTCATGAGTCTCTTACCCTTGGTCATGCAGGCAGTTAGCTCGTTTGCGGGACCTGAGGGACAACAAACACAAGAAAAGCACAAAGGTCATGCGTGGGTGTTGCCGCCATTCTTGGAGCATTTGCATGTGGTGTGGGATCACTTCTCGAACTCGGAACTGGCCGATGCGCTCTACGAAAAGTCGGGCGTTAATAAGATATTGAAG GGATTCAAGGGCCGCGATGGAAAATTGGACTATGACAAACTTTTCGATTCGCTGAACAATCAGTCGTTCCGTAGACGTTGGATCAAATCGGCGACACTCTATTTGGCCGATTGGGCCAGCTATTTGGCAAATCCGGAAGTCTATCTCAA ATATTTCCAGACTGCGCAACTGATGTTCAACGGTTTTCTAAAATCTCAAGGTTATCCAAAGACTACCTACTTCGATCCCAGTCGCGCCAGTGAGACCATCTCGAATTTGTTCGATCATGTGGCCAAACATCACCTCAATGTGAAGATCGACTCTCGTCAATATGTAAAACCGGCTGTGGGTTATGCCAAAGAATTGCTGAAATTGGGTCAAGCGCGAGGCCTGCTGCAGTTCAATGCTACCGAACTGAGTGACAAATTAACCGATACACTCAATTTGGAG GTCATCGAACCCGTGCTGAAAGTTCATCGCGCCTACAGATTTATCTTGAAATCGCCGCAATGTGACCGTTACGTgctatgtgaattgaattcgcCCGAACGGAATGCAGCTGGAAATGCGCATGGCCTTATTTCAGGTGTCAGTCCGAAAATCGTGAAAATTGGCAGCATGGGAGCGTCCATATTCATTAGCACCGAAACTGGCACACCGTTCTGGACATTGTTTGGTGTGATAAATGCGCCCGAGAACTGCGAG GTCAAGTACCCAGTCGATTGTAGCGGCTTCCATGAGGGCGAGGCTAAAGTGACCACTGAGTACGTGCACAATGAGTTGTGA
- the LOC129242592 gene encoding uncharacterized protein LOC129242592 isoform X2, with amino-acid sequence MLLLRKAVFLLALLCVNVSFTHSANQQQDDSNPLLDMASMFIQEALNSQTGNGGGGAGGAGAGGGAGLAGVASLIGSFMQANGGGGSAGQGKATASGAMQILSGIGSLLANAGQNGARSGGSAGGFDPAIIGNVLEMFTNSDSDADDAGANSRSHGGNDAGIGLDSILQIASVFMNANNGGGSQQQHQHHQQRRSADNRANMRQNEVDVDSEDNGGFMSLLPLVMQAVSSFAGPEGQQTQEKHKGHAWVLPPFLEHLHVVWDHFSNSELADALYEKSGVNKILKGFKGRDGKLDYDKLFDSLNNQSFRRRWIKSATLYLADWASYLANPEVYLKYFQTAQLMFNGFLKSQGYPKTTYFDPSRASETISNLFDHVAKHHLNVKIDSRQYVKPAVGYAKELLKLGQARGLLQFNATELSDKLTDTLNLEVIEPVLKVHRAYRFILKSPQCDRYVLCELNSPERNAAGNAHGLISGVSPKIVKIGSMGASIFISTETGTPFWTLFGVINAPENCEVKYPVDCSGFHEGEAKVTTEYVHNEL; translated from the exons ATGTTGCTGCTACGGAAAGCGGTTTTTCTGCTCGCACTGCTTTGTGTGAACGTATCCTTCACCCACTCGGCGAACCAACAGCAAGATGACTCGAATCCACTGCTCGATATGGCCTCCATGTTCATACAAGAAGCGTTGAACAGTCAAACGGGTAATGGTGGTGGGGGTGCGGGCGGTGCAGGTGCAGGCGGCGGCGCTGGTCTCGCAGGCGTCGCTTCGCTGATAGGCAGCTTCATGCAGGCCAATGGTGGCGGCGGCTCTGCCGGTCAAGGTAAGGCGACCGCGTCCGGTGCCATGCAAATCCTGTCCGGCATCGGCAGCTTGCTCGCGAATGCGGGCCAAAATGGTGCACGTTCTGGTGGCAGCGCCGGTGGTTTTGATCCCGCCATCATCGGCAACGTTCTCGAAATGTTCACAAACAGCGATTCAGATGCCGATGATGCGGGCGCTAATTCACGCAGTCATGGCGGTAATGATGCAGGCATTGGCTTGGATTCTATACTTCAAATTGCCTCGGTGTTCATGAATGCCAACAATGGTGGCGGCAGccagcagcaacatcagcatCATCAGCAGCGTCGCTCTGCGGACAATCGTGCAAATATGCGTCAGAACGAAGTCGATGTAGATTCGGAGGACAATGGTGGCTTCATGAGTCTCTTACCCTTGGTCATGCAGGCAGTTAGCTCGTTTGCGGGACCTGAGGGACAACAAACACAAGAAAAGCACAAAGGTCATGCGTGGGTGTTGCCGCCATTCTTGGAGCATTTGCATGTGGTGTGGGATCACTTCTCGAACTCGGAACTGGCCGATGCGCTCTACGAAAAGTCGGGCGTTAATAAGATATTGAAG GGATTCAAGGGCCGCGATGGAAAATTGGACTATGACAAACTTTTCGATTCGCTGAACAATCAGTCGTTCCGTAGACGTTGGATCAAATCGGCGACACTCTATTTGGCCGATTGGGCCAGCTATTTGGCAAATCCGGAAGTCTATCTCAA ATATTTCCAGACTGCGCAACTGATGTTCAACGGTTTTCTAAAATCTCAAGGTTATCCAAAGACTACCTACTTCGATCCCAGTCGCGCCAGTGAGACCATCTCGAATTTGTTCGATCATGTGGCCAAACATCACCTCAATGTGAAGATCGACTCTCGTCAATATGTAAAACCGGCTGTGGGTTATGCCAAAGAATTGCTGAAATTGGGTCAAGCGCGAGGCCTGCTGCAGTTCAATGCTACCGAACTGAGTGACAAATTAACCGATACACTCAATTTGGAG GTCATCGAACCCGTGCTGAAAGTTCATCGCGCCTACAGATTTATCTTGAAATCGCCGCAATGTGACCGTTACGTgctatgtgaattgaattcgcCCGAACGGAATGCAGCTGGAAATGCGCATGGCCTTATTTCAGGTGTCAGTCCGAAAATCGTGAAAATTGGCAGCATGGGAGCGTCCATATTCATTAGCACCGAAACTGGCACACCGTTCTGGACATTGTTTGGTGTGATAAATGCGCCCGAGAACTGCGAG GTCAAGTACCCAGTCGATTGTAGCGGCTTCCATGAGGGCGAGGCTAAAGTGACCACTGAGTACGTGCACAATGAGTTGTGA
- the LOC129242615 gene encoding ADP-ribosylation factor-like protein 3: protein MGLLSLLRKLRPSPDKEARILLLGLDNAGKTTILKQLASEEISTVTPTAGFNIKSVAADGFKLNVWDIGGQWKIRPYWKNYFANTDVLIYVIDCTDRERLPETGNELFELLMDNRLKQVPLLVFANKQDLPNALTASEVAEAVQLVRLEERTWQIIGCSAVAGTGIKDGMDWVCNNMKK from the exons ATG GGCTTGTTATCATTATTACGAAAACTACGCCCCAGCCCCGATAAAGAAGCCAGAATACTGTTACTTGGCCTAGATAATGCGGGCAAGACGACAATTCTGAAGCAATTGGCATCCGAAGAAATTTCTacg GTGACGCCAACAGCTGGTTTCAATATAAAATCCGTGGCGGCCGATGGTTTTAAACTCAATGTCTGGGACATTGGCGGTCAATGGAAAATACGGCCGTACTGGAAGAACTACTTTGCGAACACGGATGTATTG ATTTACGTAATTGATTGCACAGACCGTGAACGGTTGCCCGAAACTGGAAACGAGCTCTTCGAACTGCTCATGGACAATCGTCTCAAGCAGGTGCCATTGTTGGTGTTCGCCAACAAACAGGATCTGCCAAACGCACTTACCGCGTCTGAGGTAGCCGAAGCGGTGCAATTAGTGCGTTTAGAGGAGCGCACCTGGCAGATAATCGGCTGCTCAGCGGTCGCTGGCACAGGCATCAAA GATGGCATGGATTGGGTCTGCAATAATATGAAGAAGTGA
- the LOC129242605 gene encoding RCC1 domain-containing protein 1, producing MSMFAFSGFNGFGQFGGDRQRSENTFIDISSEKLTNFQNGNLLVAVSWSYTAYATENQLVLRGFLSGKPKSTTCIRSADIITQLAACDKFCLALCENGKLFKVRPEIDGKLEEVKIDAEVQTLPQKRSIFGEPRPTPQRAERLHITHIACGSNITVAVSATNAVYSVPSKIHQFPKHFRVRQIQCGFEHALLLSANGDIYSWGNGFRGQLGQDVLRVEETPVLIEALAGVKINFVAAGGWHNAAISAFGDLYTWGFNSNGQLGLRIFKSTISGKLKEPAVFVLPQIVEIPACKCLRTKDVEEIDSAAQGEVVAAECVPVKVFAGARHTILQMNCGVLFAAGWNAHGQLGVGRQTEYCDEFEHITSIEGIVEGLGVFCGAWSTVIARKS from the exons ATGTCAATGTTTGCTTTTAGTGGCTTCAATGGATTTGGCCAGTTCGGCGGCGATCGTCAACGAAGCGAAAATACTTTTATAG atatatcTTCCGAAAAGTTAACGAACTTTCAGAATGGTAATTTGCTAGTTGCTGTCAGTTGGAGTTACACTGCTTACGCCACAGAAAATCAGCTCGTATTGCGAGGCTTTTTATCTGGTAAACCAAAATCTACAACTTGCATACGAAGTGCAGATATCATTACACAATTGGCCGCTTGTGATAAGTTCTGTCTTGCGCTATGCGAAAATGGCAAATTGTTTAAAGTCCGCCCCGAAATCGACGGGAAACTAGAGGAGGTGAAGATTGATGCCGAAGTGCAAACGTTGCCGCAGAAACGCTCTATTTTTGGCGAACCGCGTCCAACACCGCAGCGAGCAGAACGTTTGCATATTACGCACATCGCGTGTGGTTCCAACATCACCGTTGCTGTTAGTGCAACAAATGCAGTCTACAGCGTGCCCAGTAAAATCCATCAATTCCCAAAGCATTTTCGTGTGCGTCAAATACAATGTGGGTTTGAACATGCGCTGCTGCTTAGCGCCAATGGCGATATCTACAGTTGGGGCAACGGCTT TCGAGGACAATTGGGTCAGGATGTGCTGCGTGTAGAGGAAACGCCGGTGCTGATAGAAGCGCTCGCGGGCGTGAAA ATAAATTTTGTAGCGGCTGGAGGCTGGCATAACGCGGCTATTTCCGCTTTTGGCGATCTCTATACCTGGGGTTTCAATTCCAACGGACAATTAGGTTTACGCATATTTAAATCCACGATTTCGGGAAAACTTAAAGAGCCAGCAGTGTTTGTGTTACCACAAATTGTGGAAATACCAGCGTGCAAGTGCCTGCGCACCAAAGATGTTGAGGAAATTGATAGCGCAGCACAGGGAGAGGTCGTAGCAGCGGAATGTGTGCCAGTAAAAGTATTTGCAGGCGCACGACATACGATTCTACAAATGAATTGTGGTGTATTGTTTGCTGCTGGCTGGAATGCACATGGCCAGTTGGGTGTGGGACGTCAGACCGAATATTGTGATGAGTTTGAGCATATAACCTCTATTGAGGGCATAGTTGAAGGATTGGGGGTTTTTTGTGGCGCGTGGAGTACTGTAATTGCTAGAAAAAGTTGA